In a single window of the Deinococcus aetherius genome:
- a CDS encoding Fur family transcriptional regulator — MTATRSTRQRDVIARVLDGAEGPLAVGDVLVRAQADLPGLGVATVYRTLKLLTEQGRIHPVTLDGETRYEPAGRGHHHHFSCTGCGRVYTLHTCPVALPSGTVYPGGFVVEAHEVTLYGRCPACAGPD; from the coding sequence ATGACCGCCACCCGCAGCACTCGCCAGCGTGACGTGATCGCCCGCGTCCTCGACGGCGCGGAGGGCCCGCTCGCGGTAGGGGACGTGCTGGTGCGGGCACAGGCCGACCTGCCGGGGCTGGGAGTGGCGACGGTGTACCGCACCCTCAAGCTGCTCACCGAGCAGGGGCGCATCCACCCCGTCACCCTGGACGGCGAGACGCGCTACGAACCCGCCGGGCGGGGGCACCACCATCACTTCTCGTGCACGGGCTGCGGACGGGTCTATACCCTGCACACCTGCCCGGTCGCCCTGCCGAGCGGCACCGTCTATCCCGGCGGGTTCGTCGTGGAGGCGCACGAAGTCACCCTGTACGGCCGCTGCCCCGCCTGCGCCGGGCCTGACTGA
- a CDS encoding AAA family ATPase — translation MAFLYLLVGPPGSGKRTVGRHLSGLTGAPLLDNHLTNDPVFRAFGLDGVKPVPPEAWVFASRMRAVLREAVQEAPRELSHIFTIYLTNRPGEAESLERFRALADARGATFVPVWLSCAPDELARRLPLPERAERLKLRDPEQLQTLLREAGTLPPPPDAILVDTAALAPADAALLIASHAGALF, via the coding sequence ATGGCCTTCCTGTACCTCCTCGTCGGTCCCCCGGGCAGCGGCAAACGCACGGTGGGGCGGCACCTCTCCGGGTTGACCGGGGCGCCCCTGCTCGACAACCACCTCACCAACGATCCCGTCTTTCGGGCGTTCGGGCTGGACGGTGTGAAGCCGGTGCCGCCCGAGGCGTGGGTCTTCGCCTCGCGGATGCGGGCGGTGCTCCGCGAGGCGGTGCAGGAGGCTCCCCGCGAGCTGTCGCACATCTTCACGATCTACCTGACGAACCGTCCCGGCGAGGCCGAGTCGCTGGAACGTTTTCGTGCGCTCGCGGACGCTCGTGGGGCTACCTTCGTCCCGGTGTGGCTGTCCTGTGCCCCCGACGAACTCGCCCGACGCCTGCCCCTCCCCGAGCGCGCCGAGCGGCTCAAGCTGCGTGACCCGGAGCAACTCCAGACGCTGTTGCGGGAAGCCGGGACTCTCCCACCCCCGCCCGACGCCATCCTTGTCGACACGGCGGCACTTGCCCCGGCAGACGCGGCGCTGCTGATCGCGTCGCACGCCGGGGCGCTGTTTTAG
- a CDS encoding phage holin family protein, with amino-acid sequence MQEERKSMGGALVDVFDAGVTLVKAEVRNLLRHVTAVVKAKGIGVVLLLASVGPLVMGLVFLILFVFYGLIRLGLGAWAAALLIALVAFALTGALILLGLRRLSAQVPQEDDLRTRSGHPTEDEELEARYQAEQAAKAQGEKKTVVLGGPTEVSGRAAGGTTVATTTVNLSTGQTTSAPTGTGSAGVGYSGQVRHDPGSGGVAAGSPDTPDQRENMRSGGLPNTGTRGNAIQHEMEEGRQRGVVRPGVNTSGFTSGDAGVNASDRGQGIKDPLTEREGVSQGVAVRGTDAGEVRLPVYEATEDGEPQVYGSGLNKKLDGSETHDAGAGGHGGHDKPDPNVRHPVVLKDAPGISVSTEPTFQDDMKKEGY; translated from the coding sequence ATGCAAGAAGAACGCAAGAGCATGGGGGGCGCGCTCGTCGATGTCTTCGACGCGGGCGTCACGCTCGTGAAGGCCGAGGTCCGCAACCTGCTGCGGCATGTGACGGCGGTGGTCAAGGCGAAGGGCATCGGCGTGGTGCTGCTCCTCGCGTCGGTCGGACCGCTGGTGATGGGGTTGGTGTTCCTGATCCTCTTCGTCTTCTACGGGCTGATCCGCCTGGGCCTGGGGGCCTGGGCCGCCGCCCTCCTGATCGCCCTGGTGGCCTTCGCCCTGACCGGCGCCCTGATCCTCCTGGGCCTGCGCCGCCTGAGCGCCCAGGTTCCGCAGGAGGACGACCTCCGCACCCGCAGCGGCCACCCCACCGAGGACGAGGAGCTGGAGGCCCGCTACCAGGCCGAGCAGGCCGCGAAGGCTCAGGGCGAGAAGAAGACGGTGGTCCTCGGCGGTCCCACCGAAGTCTCAGGACGCGCGGCGGGGGGCACGACCGTGGCGACCACGACGGTCAACCTGAGCACCGGGCAGACCACTTCGGCCCCGACGGGCACGGGAAGCGCGGGCGTCGGGTACTCCGGGCAGGTGCGGCACGACCCGGGGAGCGGCGGGGTGGCGGCGGGCTCGCCCGACACGCCCGACCAGCGGGAGAACATGCGCAGCGGTGGACTTCCGAACACCGGCACGCGCGGCAACGCCATTCAACACGAGATGGAGGAGGGCCGCCAGCGCGGGGTCGTGCGGCCAGGCGTGAACACCTCGGGCTTCACCTCGGGCGACGCCGGGGTCAACGCCAGCGACCGGGGCCAGGGCATCAAGGACCCGCTCACCGAGCGCGAGGGCGTGTCGCAGGGCGTCGCGGTGCGGGGGACCGACGCGGGCGAGGTGAGGCTGCCCGTGTATGAGGCGACCGAGGACGGCGAGCCGCAGGTGTACGGCAGCGGCCTGAACAAGAAGCTCGACGGCAGCGAAACGCACGACGCGGGCGCGGGCGGCCACGGCGGGCACGACAAGCCTGACCCCAACGTCCGGCATCCGGTCGTTCTCAAGGACGCCCCCGGCATCAGCGTGAGCACCGAGCCCACGTTCCAGGACGACATGAAGAAGGAGGGCTACTGA
- a CDS encoding zinc metalloprotease → MHLRIAAVSILSLSLLAACGGGGTPGTQTDFGRLSALKPGQQDTLRTTLKVNVVLVGYRQTRPGSVPGARDVNTADFSEILPGTYDTIARAPSAYGTTERTGNAFDYAYNYVFADQSFENDFFNFLAQNGKKQSLTIASALYNCQSDEIVAVPVLDPTTLRQGQGYRCPTPAANISREITSNLEIDGNVTENWLADNAGRLGVNPGEYTIFLVNWYDRPDFQFHSYTRADAIDTDIGPVAEVGKFGKRGSRRLIAWGGSVRENAPAQRVWFYDLSANPDYWTDAYDVTNPDVNGDKVADYRMPPIWEYGTRKASLGYARKVGPDLARVTRYIALNLLFTPSPLYRVALTPPRQPEEIELDVHIEQGAGAANPTDVFNVPLTQTRVSVLQPFAQFSNTVRQRPLSGEIAEAYKCVFVLEEKDLCTPEYQDPFFERLFQFGVNELRSEYQSVPQGRYLLPIYAFNAAEDEESGLLGIAIDDNQTGTQSFVYSFLSPGSINAGFGLTDTTVHEVGHHLSLSHPHDGYDSEEDTSYGPSGPFRFVDTGDESQTVMTYNSLAVTFGQFNLDSQYRYLTSAYLNNTNAILELARRAGKVNEVRGAAQSADAGFVKAKARYDAMSYFEAAQLAHSSYRSVLNAALSAGVDVQPYRWYQNLNGLSAQGKKPRTSKTFLPQPGAVLFPEETKEQRLKRLAP, encoded by the coding sequence ATGCACCTTCGTATCGCCGCCGTTTCCATCCTCAGCCTCTCGCTGCTGGCCGCCTGCGGGGGTGGGGGAACGCCCGGCACCCAGACGGACTTCGGGCGTCTCTCGGCCCTCAAGCCCGGGCAGCAGGACACCCTGCGCACCACCCTCAAGGTGAACGTGGTCCTCGTGGGCTACCGCCAGACCCGGCCCGGCAGCGTTCCCGGCGCACGGGACGTGAACACCGCCGACTTCTCCGAGATCCTGCCGGGGACGTACGACACGATTGCCCGGGCCCCCAGCGCCTACGGCACGACCGAGCGCACGGGGAACGCCTTCGACTACGCGTACAACTACGTCTTCGCGGATCAGTCGTTCGAGAATGACTTCTTCAACTTCCTGGCCCAGAACGGGAAGAAGCAGTCCCTGACCATCGCCAGCGCCCTGTACAACTGCCAGAGTGACGAGATCGTGGCGGTGCCGGTGCTCGACCCCACCACCCTGAGACAGGGCCAGGGCTACCGTTGCCCCACGCCCGCCGCGAACATCAGCCGGGAGATCACCTCGAACCTGGAGATCGACGGCAACGTCACCGAGAACTGGCTGGCCGACAACGCGGGCCGCCTCGGCGTGAACCCGGGCGAGTACACGATCTTCCTGGTGAACTGGTACGACCGACCCGACTTCCAGTTCCACTCGTACACGCGGGCGGACGCCATCGACACCGACATCGGGCCGGTGGCCGAGGTGGGCAAGTTTGGCAAGCGCGGCAGCCGCCGCCTGATCGCCTGGGGGGGCAGCGTCCGCGAGAACGCCCCGGCGCAGCGGGTGTGGTTCTACGACCTCTCGGCCAACCCGGACTACTGGACGGACGCCTACGACGTCACGAATCCCGACGTGAACGGGGACAAGGTGGCGGACTACCGGATGCCGCCGATCTGGGAGTACGGCACCCGCAAGGCCAGCCTCGGGTACGCGCGCAAGGTGGGCCCCGACCTCGCCCGGGTGACGCGCTATATCGCGCTCAACCTGCTCTTTACCCCCAGCCCGCTCTACCGGGTGGCCCTCACGCCACCCCGCCAGCCCGAGGAGATCGAACTCGACGTCCACATCGAGCAGGGGGCGGGGGCAGCCAATCCCACCGACGTCTTCAACGTGCCCCTGACGCAAACCCGCGTCTCCGTCCTGCAACCCTTCGCGCAGTTCTCGAACACCGTGCGGCAGCGGCCGCTCAGCGGGGAGATCGCCGAGGCCTACAAGTGCGTCTTCGTGCTGGAGGAGAAAGACCTCTGCACCCCCGAGTACCAGGACCCCTTCTTCGAGCGGCTCTTCCAGTTCGGCGTGAACGAGTTGCGGAGCGAGTATCAGTCGGTGCCCCAGGGCCGCTACCTGTTGCCGATCTACGCCTTCAACGCCGCCGAGGACGAGGAGTCGGGGCTGCTCGGCATCGCCATCGACGACAACCAGACGGGCACCCAGAGCTTCGTGTACTCGTTCCTCTCGCCGGGCTCCATCAACGCCGGGTTCGGCCTGACCGACACCACCGTCCACGAGGTCGGCCACCACCTCAGCCTCTCGCACCCCCACGACGGCTACGACAGCGAGGAGGACACCTCCTACGGCCCCAGCGGCCCGTTCCGCTTCGTGGACACCGGCGACGAGAGCCAGACCGTCATGACCTACAACAGCCTCGCCGTCACCTTCGGGCAGTTCAACCTCGACAGCCAGTACCGTTACCTCACGAGCGCGTACCTGAACAACACCAACGCGATCCTCGAACTCGCCCGCCGCGCCGGGAAGGTGAACGAGGTGCGCGGGGCCGCCCAGAGCGCCGACGCGGGGTTCGTGAAGGCCAAGGCCCGTTACGACGCCATGTCGTATTTCGAGGCGGCCCAACTTGCCCACAGCAGCTACCGCTCGGTGCTGAACGCCGCCCTCTCGGCGGGGGTGGACGTGCAGCCCTACCGGTGGTACCAGAACCTGAACGGCCTCTCGGCGCAGGGCAAGAAGCCGCGCACGAGCAAGACGTTCCTGCCGCAGCCGGGCGCCGTGCTCTTCCCCGAGGAGACCAAGGAGCAGCGCCTCAAGCGTCTGGCGCCCTGA
- the crtI gene encoding phytoene desaturase family protein — protein MSHTKRKTALIIGSGFGGLSLGIRLQSLGFDTTILEKLDAPGGRAYQKRTQGGYVFDMGPTVITVPHFIEELFALERDKGMLAEPDYPEHVLTGERVREGESGGPRTREYVRLVPILPFYRIYFDDGTFFDYDGDPESTRRQIQVLAPGDLAGYERFHADAEAIFKRGFLELGYTHFGDLPTMLRVVPDLLKLDAVRTLFSFTSRYFESPKLRQVFSFEPLLVGGNPLSVPAIYAMIHFVEKTWGIHYAMGGTGELVRAFVRKFEELGGRIRYGAEVEEVLVTDDRGRPVRRPVGKRVARGVRLTGGEELSADLVVSNGDWANTYLKMVPPQARLVNTDLRVRAAKQSMSLLVVYFGFRDDGQPLDLRHHNIILGPRYEELLREIFGDRVLGVDFSQYLHVPTLTDPSLAPPGHHAAYTLIPVPHNGSGLNWEVEGPRLVERVFDFLEERGYIPGLRARLTHREFITPDYFEGTLGAYLGNAFGPEPILAQSAYFRPHNRSEDVRNLYLVGAGAQPGGGTPSVMMSAKMTARLIAHDFGIHPEIRDGVPEGAGAAD, from the coding sequence ATGTCCCACACCAAACGCAAAACCGCCCTCATCATCGGCTCGGGCTTCGGCGGCCTGAGTCTCGGGATTCGCCTGCAAAGCCTGGGGTTCGACACGACCATCCTGGAGAAGCTGGACGCGCCGGGCGGGCGGGCCTACCAGAAGCGCACGCAAGGCGGGTACGTCTTCGACATGGGGCCGACCGTGATCACGGTGCCGCACTTCATCGAGGAGTTGTTCGCTCTCGAACGTGACAAGGGGATGCTCGCCGAGCCCGACTATCCCGAGCATGTCCTGACGGGCGAGCGGGTCCGCGAGGGCGAGAGCGGCGGGCCGCGCACCCGCGAGTACGTGCGGCTCGTGCCGATCCTACCCTTCTACCGCATCTACTTCGACGACGGCACCTTCTTCGACTACGACGGCGACCCCGAGTCCACCCGGCGCCAGATTCAGGTCCTCGCGCCCGGCGACCTCGCGGGCTACGAACGCTTCCACGCGGACGCGGAGGCGATCTTCAAACGCGGCTTCCTCGAACTCGGCTATACCCACTTCGGGGACCTGCCCACGATGTTGCGGGTGGTGCCCGACCTGCTCAAGCTCGACGCGGTGCGGACGCTCTTCTCCTTCACCAGCCGCTATTTCGAGTCGCCCAAGCTGCGGCAGGTCTTCTCCTTCGAGCCGCTGCTGGTGGGGGGCAATCCGCTCAGCGTGCCCGCGATCTACGCGATGATCCACTTCGTCGAGAAAACGTGGGGCATCCACTACGCGATGGGCGGCACGGGCGAACTCGTGCGGGCCTTCGTCCGGAAGTTCGAGGAATTGGGCGGGCGCATCCGCTACGGGGCGGAGGTGGAGGAGGTTCTGGTCACCGACGACCGGGGCCGTCCCGTCCGCCGACCCGTCGGCAAGCGCGTCGCGCGGGGCGTGAGGCTGACGGGCGGTGAGGAACTGTCCGCCGACCTCGTGGTGAGCAACGGCGACTGGGCGAACACCTACCTGAAGATGGTTCCCCCGCAGGCCCGCCTCGTGAACACCGACCTGCGCGTGCGGGCGGCCAAGCAGAGCATGAGCCTCCTCGTCGTCTACTTCGGCTTCCGCGACGACGGCCAGCCCCTCGACCTGCGGCACCACAACATCATCCTGGGCCCGCGCTACGAGGAACTGCTGCGGGAAATCTTCGGCGACCGGGTGCTCGGCGTGGACTTCAGCCAGTACCTCCACGTGCCGACGCTGACCGACCCGTCCCTGGCACCCCCCGGCCACCACGCCGCCTACACCCTGATTCCCGTGCCCCATAACGGCAGCGGCCTGAACTGGGAGGTCGAGGGGCCGAGGCTGGTCGAGCGCGTCTTCGACTTCCTGGAGGAGCGCGGGTACATTCCAGGGCTCCGGGCCCGCCTGACCCACCGCGAGTTCATCACGCCGGACTACTTCGAGGGCACGCTGGGCGCCTACCTGGGGAACGCCTTCGGGCCCGAGCCGATCCTCGCCCAGAGCGCCTACTTCCGGCCCCACAACCGCAGCGAGGACGTGCGCAACCTCTACCTGGTGGGGGCGGGCGCCCAGCCCGGCGGCGGCACCCCCAGCGTGATGATGAGCGCGAAGATGACGGCGCGGCTGATCGCTCACGACTTCGGCATCCACCCCGAGATCAGGGATGGGGTGCCGGAAGGGGCGGGGGCGGCGGACTGA
- a CDS encoding OsmC family protein — MADIARKANAQWSGDVMKGQGTVSTGSGVLQNTQYSFKTRFENGVGTNPEELLAASHAGCFTMQLSALLTQAGHAPEDLRTDATCEMVREGAGFKVSTMRLKVSGRVSGMDQAGFEQMVAQAAQVCPISQVMKGNVEITHEAMLEQPVNS; from the coding sequence ATGGCAGACATTGCACGGAAGGCAAACGCCCAGTGGTCCGGCGACGTGATGAAGGGCCAGGGCACGGTCAGCACCGGCTCGGGCGTCCTTCAGAACACCCAGTACTCCTTCAAGACCCGCTTCGAGAACGGCGTCGGCACCAACCCCGAGGAACTGCTTGCCGCCTCCCACGCGGGCTGCTTCACCATGCAGCTTTCGGCGCTGCTGACCCAGGCGGGCCACGCCCCCGAGGACCTGCGGACCGACGCCACCTGCGAGATGGTGCGCGAGGGCGCGGGCTTCAAGGTCAGCACCATGCGCCTGAAGGTGAGCGGTCGGGTAAGCGGGATGGATCAGGCGGGGTTCGAGCAGATGGTCGCCCAGGCCGCCCAGGTCTGCCCCATCAGTCAGGTCATGAAGGGCAACGTGGAGATCACCCACGAGGCGATGCTGGAGCAGCCGGTCAACTCGTAA
- a CDS encoding alpha/beta hydrolase → MYNASWEPSAWESGAPVRGYVWPALEPRAAVLLTHGFGEYAGRYVEKYHRLIPALVGAGLSVYAYDLRGHGGSEGRRAVVDAFTLVEDHLLARESLRTGGLPLFAFGHSLGGLITAASVARDPGGLSGVILSSPALLIGEDQPAWLRALAPVLARVAPNAPVTALGSEGLSRLTDEVSAYGTDAGIYQGKVPALTAASMLRLSTGLWPLYARWRLPTLAVHGTADRITDVNGTQRFIKAIPAEDKTLRLVEGGYHELLNDEPREEVLGWIVGWLRERSGEEASVSR, encoded by the coding sequence ATGTACAACGCGAGTTGGGAGCCCTCCGCCTGGGAGTCGGGCGCGCCCGTCCGGGGGTACGTGTGGCCCGCCCTGGAGCCACGCGCCGCCGTTCTCCTCACCCACGGCTTCGGGGAGTACGCGGGCCGCTACGTCGAGAAGTACCACCGCCTGATCCCGGCGCTCGTGGGGGCGGGGCTGAGCGTGTACGCCTACGACCTGCGCGGGCACGGGGGTTCGGAGGGGCGGCGGGCGGTCGTGGACGCCTTCACGCTCGTGGAGGACCACCTGCTCGCGCGGGAGTCGCTGCGGACGGGGGGACTGCCCCTCTTCGCCTTCGGGCACTCGCTGGGCGGCCTGATCACGGCGGCGAGCGTGGCGCGGGACCCAGGGGGACTCAGCGGCGTGATCCTGAGCAGTCCCGCCCTCCTGATCGGCGAGGACCAACCCGCGTGGCTGAGGGCGCTGGCCCCGGTGCTCGCCCGGGTCGCGCCGAACGCCCCAGTGACCGCGCTGGGCAGCGAGGGCCTGTCCCGCCTCACCGACGAGGTGAGCGCCTACGGGACCGATGCGGGCATCTACCAGGGCAAGGTGCCCGCGCTCACCGCCGCGTCCATGCTGCGCCTGAGCACCGGGCTCTGGCCCCTCTACGCCCGCTGGCGGCTGCCCACCCTCGCCGTCCACGGTACCGCCGACCGCATCACCGACGTGAACGGCACCCAGCGCTTTATCAAGGCCATTCCCGCCGAGGACAAAACCCTGCGCCTCGTCGAGGGCGGCTACCACGAACTGCTGAACGACGAGCCGCGCGAGGAGGTGCTGGGGTGGATCGTGGGGTGGCTGAGGGAGAGGAGCGGGGAGGAGGCCAGCGTCAGCCGTTAG
- a CDS encoding winged helix-turn-helix transcriptional regulator, giving the protein MSTAHTGFCPVYRAIGVLQEKWVLHIVRALLVGEKGFNELARAVGGCNSATLTQRLEHLESLGVIAKRTEETQGKLARSVYTLTPAGRELQGVIDAIGTWGRAHLSEEVAEADCTPARSA; this is encoded by the coding sequence ATGAGCACCGCACACACTGGTTTCTGCCCGGTCTACCGGGCCATCGGCGTGTTGCAGGAGAAGTGGGTGCTGCACATCGTCCGGGCGCTGCTGGTCGGCGAGAAGGGGTTCAACGAACTCGCCCGCGCCGTCGGCGGCTGCAACAGCGCCACCCTCACGCAACGCCTGGAACATCTCGAAAGCCTCGGGGTCATCGCCAAGCGCACCGAGGAGACCCAGGGCAAGCTCGCCCGCAGCGTCTACACCCTCACCCCCGCCGGGCGCGAGCTTCAGGGTGTGATCGACGCCATCGGCACCTGGGGGCGGGCGCACCTCTCCGAAGAAGTCGCCGAGGCTGACTGCACCCCCGCCCGCTCGGCGTGA
- a CDS encoding class I SAM-dependent methyltransferase — MPAPRQSQETLNLAPGPASLPLTTAQRSNLSPLTARGYMAWRSRSLTLLTGQAFPLRREAALFRALCRPRPGERWLDAGTSAGFYSGVLARAGCRVIAADLSAPMLAEGARREPHPGIDWLLTNLEASGLPDASFDGVTVGATLNETREPARLLAELARLTRPGGQLWLMYVCRTGGPLQRALGVPALGGLTFPDPAWVARRLPGWTRTDGLRVGVVAFERYVKGEGRS; from the coding sequence ATGCCCGCCCCGCGCCAGAGCCAAGAAACCCTGAACCTCGCGCCCGGGCCCGCAAGTCTGCCTCTCACCACCGCCCAGCGCAGCAATCTCTCGCCCCTCACGGCGCGCGGCTACATGGCGTGGCGGTCGCGCTCCCTCACCCTGCTCACCGGACAAGCCTTTCCCCTGCGCCGTGAGGCCGCCCTCTTCCGCGCCCTGTGCCGTCCCCGCCCCGGCGAACGCTGGCTCGACGCGGGCACGAGCGCGGGCTTCTACTCAGGCGTGCTCGCGCGGGCGGGCTGCCGGGTGATCGCCGCCGACCTGAGCGCCCCCATGCTCGCCGAGGGGGCCCGCCGTGAGCCTCACCCCGGCATCGACTGGCTGCTCACCAACCTGGAGGCGAGCGGCCTGCCGGACGCGAGCTTCGACGGGGTGACGGTGGGCGCGACCCTCAACGAGACGCGGGAGCCCGCCCGCCTCCTCGCCGAACTCGCGCGCCTGACGCGGCCCGGCGGGCAACTGTGGCTGATGTACGTGTGCCGCACGGGCGGGCCCCTCCAGCGTGCGCTGGGCGTCCCCGCGCTGGGCGGGCTGACCTTCCCCGACCCCGCCTGGGTGGCCCGGCGCCTCCCGGGGTGGACCCGCACGGACGGCCTGCGAGTCGGTGTGGTGGCGTTCGAGCGGTACGTGAAGGGGGAGGGGAGGAGCTGA
- a CDS encoding phytoene/squalene synthase family protein — MTSAPAAPHPPPRLEEAVAHCREVTREHSKTFYLGSRLFPPRQREAVWAVYAACRDGDDAVDEWTGTEAERGLERWWERVQGAFAGEPAAHPIDTALAWATSRHPIPLSAFAELHEGLRMDLGGFEYRDMDDLVLYCRRVAGVVGFMIAPISGYSGGERTLHHALMLGQAMQLTNILRDVGEDLERGRVYLPATLLEEYGVTRTTLERGAVTPEYRALMTHLSDLARQWYAEGRRGIPCLHGSARLAVQAAARAYEGILDDLARGDYDNFRRRAHVSGTRKLLMLPQAWWELRGAAARA, encoded by the coding sequence GTGACCTCTGCCCCCGCCGCCCCGCACCCTCCGCCCCGGCTGGAGGAGGCGGTCGCCCACTGCCGGGAGGTCACGCGGGAGCACAGCAAGACCTTCTACCTGGGCTCGCGGCTCTTTCCTCCCCGGCAGCGCGAGGCCGTCTGGGCCGTCTATGCCGCCTGCCGCGACGGTGACGACGCGGTGGACGAGTGGACGGGCACCGAGGCCGAGCGGGGCCTGGAGCGGTGGTGGGAGCGGGTGCAGGGGGCGTTCGCGGGCGAGCCCGCTGCCCACCCCATCGACACCGCGCTCGCCTGGGCGACCTCGCGGCACCCCATCCCCCTCTCGGCCTTCGCGGAACTGCACGAGGGCCTGCGCATGGACCTGGGCGGCTTCGAGTACCGCGATATGGACGACCTCGTGCTGTACTGCCGCCGGGTCGCCGGGGTGGTCGGCTTCATGATCGCGCCCATCAGCGGTTACAGCGGCGGGGAGCGGACCCTGCATCACGCCCTGATGCTGGGTCAGGCGATGCAGCTCACCAACATCCTGCGCGACGTGGGCGAGGACCTGGAGCGAGGCCGGGTGTACCTCCCCGCGACGCTGCTGGAGGAGTACGGGGTCACCCGCACCACCCTGGAACGGGGCGCCGTCACCCCCGAGTACCGCGCCCTGATGACTCACCTCTCGGACCTCGCCCGCCAGTGGTACGCCGAGGGGCGCCGGGGCATCCCCTGCCTGCACGGCAGCGCACGCCTCGCCGTGCAGGCCGCCGCCCGCGCCTACGAGGGCATCCTCGACGACCTCGCGCGGGGCGACTACGACAACTTCCGCCGCCGAGCGCACGTCAGCGGCACGCGTAAATTGCTGATGCTCCCCCAGGCGTGGTGGGAGTTGCGGGGGGCGGCGGCGCGGGCGTGA